One region of Etheostoma cragini isolate CJK2018 chromosome 16, CSU_Ecrag_1.0, whole genome shotgun sequence genomic DNA includes:
- the LOC117959771 gene encoding uncharacterized protein LOC117959771 has translation MSDKEKLLETLKDLTDEEFKEFKWYLQNPDILVGLPAIPKNQLENTDRPDTVDKITQAFSHQSVEVVKKVLKKIPRNDLVEKLSSTGPGTQGVFPGKQPEACSPPNTLLEARPSLQTPTPPQTTSPSASTLSAPSQPTTLHLNPPVDKAQNTSSKYDNITCKVLIQSGSPTLYLLKPKEEKIGTLKRMTLGEKYPDKINKTILLVGETGAGKSTLINALVNNAMGVEWEDDVWFKIVEEEEKKISKAGTQTSDVIVYQIFDFEDKLSSYSLTIIDTPGYGDTRGTEHDAKISERLLDLLQSDNGVHEINAVGLVMKASVTKLCDRQKYILDSVMSLFGKDLEKNIVTLITHSNGVTPVNALQVLEAGMIKCARDEKNQPVHFLFDNSQDDDRTENIRALKHANATSIKGMNQFTNFLVKTAPQKLEITKHVLKEQISLTTCIQNLEERIKLIDLKKTEIQQTQDGLKMYEEEMKNNEKFTIEVDEVYKVKERIDGGKWGLGFYDRAVCCTVCEENCHYPGCTLARYPGHCEVMKDGRCTSCTRKCPVSDHVKEKWKYVNKTRKVKKTLADLKKDVQHKAESEGKLNLLEVLEKIMAELPQENHQKAKKTLEDVKEKYEKIKAETEKKESLLGTLQKVMETLEAKKTALLDEAYQHVVKLEQIALNVLSLSTYVHLDFLIEEMEKRKDTEKVNHLKQLESGKDEKVQAGLQYMCRQLPQMFQKK, from the exons ATGTCTGATAAAGAGAAGCTTTTGGAGACACTGAAAGATTTGACAGATGAAGAATTCAAGGAGTTTAAGTGGTATCTGCAGAACCCTGACATCCTGGTAGGACTCCCAGCCATCCCAAAGAACCAGCTGGAAAACACAGACCGGCCGGACACCGTCGATAAGATCACACAGGCCTTCAGCCATCAGTCTGTAGAAGTGGTGAAGAAGGTTTTAAAGAAGATTCCCAGGAATGATCTGGTGGAGAAATTATCAAGCACCGGCCCAGGAACACAAG GCGTGTTTCCGGGGAAGCAACCTGAGGCCTGTTCTCCGCCCAACACATTGTTGGAGGCCCGACCCTCTCTACAGACCCCTACCCCACCCCAGACCACCAGCCCCAGTGCATCCACACTGTCTGCACCATCTCAACCTACCACCCTGCATCTGAACCCTCCGGTGGACAAAGCTCA GAACACCTCATCCAAGTATGACAACATCACCTGCAAAGTTCTTATCCAATCAGGATCTCCCACTCTCTACCTGCTGAAACCAAAGGAAGAGAAGATTGGAACTCTGAAACGAATGACTCTTGGTGAAAAATATCCAGACAAGATAAACAAAACCATCTTACTTGTTGGTGAAACAGGAGCAGGAAAATCTACTCTGATCAACGCTCTGGTCAACAACGCTATGGGAGTAGAGTGGGAGGACGATGTCTGGTTTAAGATagtagaagaagaggagaagaagataaGTAAAGCAGGGACTCAGACATCAGATGTGATCGTGTACCAGATCTTTGATTTTGAAGATAAACTGTCCTCCTACTCTCTGACCATCATCGATACTCCTGGATATGGAGACACCAGAGGGACCGAACATGATGCCAAAATCAGTGAAAGATTATTAGACTTGTTACAGTCAGACAATGGAGTTCATGAGATTAATGCAGTGGGTCTGGTGATGAAAGCAAGTGTGACTAAACTGTGTGACCGTCAGAAGTACATCTTAGATTCAGTGATGTCTCTGTTTGGAAAAGACCTGGAGAAGAACATCGTCACTCTCATCACACACTCAAATGGTGTAACCCCTGTAAATGCTCTACAAGTTCTCGAGGCAGGGATGATTAAATGTGCCAGAGATGAGAAGAATCAAcctgttcatttcctgtttgaTAACAGCCAAGATGACGACAGAACAGAGAACATAAGAGCCCTTAAACATGCAAATGCAACATCAATAAAAGGAATGAATCAGTTCACAAACTTTCTGGTAAAAACTGCACCTCAGAAGTTGGAGATAACCAAACATGTCCTGAAAGAGCAAATCAGCCTGACAACCTGCATCCAAAACCTGGAAGAGAGAATTAAGTTGATAGatctaaagaaaacagagatccaaCAAACTCAGGATGGTCTGAAGATGTATGAAGAAGAGATGAAGAACAATGAGAAGTTCACTATAGAAGTTGATGAGGTCTACAAAGTTAAAGAACGTATTGATGGTGGGAAGTGGGGGTTGGGGTTCTATGACAGAGCTGTCTGCTGTACTGTCTGTGAGGAGAACTGTCACTATCCTGGATGCACACTGGCCCGGTATCCAGGACACTGTGAGGTCATGAAAGATGGCCGCTGCACTTCATGTACCAGGAAGTGTCCTGTATCAGATCATGTGAAAGAGAAATGGAAGTATGTGAACAAGAcaagaaaagttaaaaagacGCTAGCAGATTTGAAGAAAGATGTACAGCACAAGGCAGAAAGTGAGGGCAAGTTGAACCTTTTGGAAGTTCTGGAGAAGATCATGGCTGAACTTCCGCAAGAAAACCATcagaaagctaaaaaaactCTAGAAGATGTGAAAGAAAAGTATGAAAAGATTAAAGCAGAAACTGAGAAGAAAGAGAGCCTTTTGGGAACTCTTCAGAAAGTGATGGAAACCCTGGaagcaaagaaaacagcttTGTTGGATGAAGCCTACCAGCATGTTGTCAAACTGGAGCAGATCGCCCTGAATGTCCTTTCACTGTCTACTTATGTCCACCTGGACTTCCTGATtgaggagatggagaagagaAAGGACACAGAGAAGGTCAACCATCTAAAACAACTGGAAAgtggaaaagatgaaaaagttCAGGCAGGGCTGCAGTACATGTGTAGACAACTTCCTCAAAtgtttcaaaagaaataa
- the LOC117959770 gene encoding G-protein coupled receptor-associated protein LMBRD2B-like has protein sequence MDSAISHQLKEQTAYTSIMGSMRVLSFIANGFYIYYPMLIVILCIATYFSLGTRCLNLLGFQQFVGDSEMTSDLIDEGKELIRRGNQQGPTETRTQTLHISSASTKIHC, from the exons ATGGACTCGGCCATCTCCCACCAGCTGAAGGAGCAGACGGCCTACACCTCC ATCATGGGGTCGATGCGTGTTCTCTCTTTTATCGCTAACGGCTTCTACATCTACTACCCCATGCTGATAGTCATCCTCTGTATCGCCACCTACTTCAG TTTGGGGACTCGCTGTCTGAACCTTCTGGGCTTCCAGCAGTTTGTGGGCGACAGCGAGATGACGTCGGACCTGATCGACGAGGGCAAGGAGCTGATCCGCCGAGGTAACCAGCAGGGCCCCACGGAGACCCGGACCCAGACCCTCCACATCTCCTCCGCAAGCACAAAAATACACTGCTGA
- the LOC117959769 gene encoding G-protein coupled receptor-associated protein LMBRD2B-like, which yields MPVFWRVVYWTSQCLTWLLLPFMQSYARSGGFSITGKIKTALIENAIYYGTYLLIFGSLLIYVAVHPQWHLSWYELQTIGITAANTWGLFLLVLLLGYGLVEIPRSYWNASRHGHLLIKTYFKASKLMTEKADAEENLEDVMEEVRKVSESIKYNHPLRKYIDTILRKCPVDYQEKMGRNMDDYEDFDDKQNTYPSEKSLVKLHKQVRGDPSPD from the exons ATGCCGGTGTTCTGGAGGGTGGTGTACTGGACGTCCCAGTGTCTCACATG gctgctgctgccctTCATGCAGTCCTACGCCCGCTCCGGAGGCTTCTCCATCACAGGGAAGATAAAAACGGCTCTGATAGAAAATGCTATTTACTACGGGACGTACCTGCTCATCTTCGGCTCCCTGCTCATTTACGTGGCTGTCCATCCCCAGTGGCACCTGTCCTG GTACGAGCTGCAGACCATCGGGATCACAGCAGCTAACACCTGGGGTCTGTtcctgctggtgctgctgctcgGCTACGGCTTGGTGGAGATCCCTCGCTCCTACTGGAACGCCTCACGGCACGGACACCTGCTCATCAAGACGTATTTCAAGGCGTCCAAGCTGATGACGGAGAAGGCGGATGCAGAGGAGAACCTGGAGGACGTCATGGAG GAGGTGAGAAAAGTCAGTGAATCCATCAAGTACAACCATCCGCTGAGGAAGTACATCGATACCATCCTGAGAAAG TGTCCCGTGGACTACCAGGAGAAGATGGGCAGGAACATGGACGACTACGAGGACTTTGACGACAAACAGAACACGTACCCCAGCGAGAAGAGCCTGGTGAAGCTCCACAAGCAGGTTAGAGGAGACCCGAGCCCAGACTAG